A region from the Brettanomyces bruxellensis chromosome 4, complete sequence genome encodes:
- a CDS encoding uncharacterized protein (BUSCO:EOG09260NXJ), giving the protein MVLQIKLPLPLHYGNSVYIPDRVVHKIAINLHDYRDLYNFSIVNKQVYQLISTDSSLWVQYLKTLRVWETRPQNTQIELKNDKIASGSFTSGGENSLLSLDDDSSMDPLNCFDTIVSSELLARQHFLKIYSIMQPIVISLLVRNNRDASELGLFKKYNTPELQTKLFSNVIRFLQLYEVADSRDYDAILLRLDTMLNLFVNTVTREIGIQLDKRNFKAVKVLIAALDALKVENQQLTVDPLNSLSEFFISRYADGFSICTDPKIVDSVFKEADEGTDGAVNGYKLSFDMLDSIFDQKIALLMNADLQEIGMAFVEPSKNKGEMNEVPIVLKVIETFLSNYLIGGLIDAIVNKAKEIDAKAGESTEEIVEKKELDELLDKSKDTENEPEETKEPTPIVQDDANVWNDDAGLVTSEIKELKLKTDDKDETLPARSTSDRSDSRINIMNMGSLFFQSVPYIHYKLISTLQNLEYPETMVELGKGKTEKMNYINIACGFVNMYYEPYLIDFSEQLPMKCIESLKFMIKTWKSNKMDDRKKMEREIMRMVDDPGTKKKNFDMFSSFSNIFNFRSNKKLKTTSDGEIKTSEATKEEGDGVTKISKMAAKLKILQSNVEEMKSLVNVDLTVLALQHVKNSYDLLLGLTKYSMTSDLKSQLYSTCSDIFINMLGVLIHEHIQPGFNEALATLRDYKPTKFEGKLNANSVAVVPLNSFVELVKVGDFVLQMVTVFYQKELVANGVVKSKSGKYKDFLSMSPCEKEIKNFETILDTYVADGLNISIGVIISEVSYTIQSCDANETTYDISASDNSVYINDKATEWVLRSVQILDTHFSMLRSSIDKAILDVFNQEIGERFVAIFIKLLTQRFIISVTGAMPFIRDVNFLYSFFQRYRVKATVQYFASFKKISQLYLIDCSENNKQCKELGKLIIDIGRDNGIFSPEEVYRFVSRRSDWLKIKKSVDKIMYGFTPEDCIIM; this is encoded by the coding sequence ATGGTCCTTCAAATCAAATTACCGTTGCCATTACATTATGGTAACAGCGTATATATACCTGATCGGGTTGTGCACAAAATTGCAATAAATTTACATGATTACAGGGATCTCTACAACTTTAGTATTGTCAATAAACAAGTTTATCAACTGATATCTACGGATAGTTCTTTATGGGTGCAATATCTCAAAACTCTCAGGGTGTGGGAGACTAGACCTCAAAATACGCAGATAGAgctgaaaaatgataagaTAGCGAGTGGATCGTTTACGTCTGGTGGGGAAAACTCTCTTTTAAGTTTAGATGATGATTCATCCATGGATCCACTGAACTGCTTCGATACTATAGTATCAAGCGAGTTGCTCGCAAGACAACATTTTCTCAAGATATATTCAATAATGCAGCCAATTGTAATATCTCTGTTGGTGAGGAACAATAGGGATGCCAGTGAGCTGGGATTGTTCAAAAAGTATAACACTCCAGAGTTGCAAACTAAACTTTTCAGCAATGTTATTAGATTTTTGCAACTATATGAAGTAGCAGATAGTCGTGACTATGATGCGATTCTCCTCCGTTTGGACACAATGttaaatctttttgtcAATACAGTCACAAGAGAGATAGGCATTCAATTGGACAAAAGGAATTTCAAAGCAGTGAAAGTGTTAATAGCGGCTCTGGATGCATTGAAGGTGGAAAATCAACAACTCACCGTGGATCCACTGAATTCACTAAGtgaattctttatttcaaGATATGCAGATGGATTTTCCATATGCACCGATCCGAAAATTGTTGATAGCGTTTTTAAGGAGGCGGATGAGGGTACGGATGGAGCTGTTAATGGTTATAAGCTCAGCTTCGATATGTTGGATAGTATATTCGATCAAAAGATTGCTTTGCTTATGAATGCGGACCTTCAAGAGATTGGAATGGCCTTTGTCGAACCATCTAAGAATAAAGGTGAAATGAATGAGGTGCCAATCGTTCTCAAAGTCATTGAGACTTTCTTGAGCAACTATTTAATCGGCGGATTGATCGATGCAATTGTGAATAAAGCAAAGGAAATTGATGCTAAAGCCGGTGAAAGTACGGAGGAAATTGTcgagaagaaagagctaGACGAATTGTTGGATAAATCTAAGGATACAGAAAATGAGCCtgaagaaacaaaagaaCCTACCCCAATAGTTCAGGATGATGCAAATGTTTGGAATGATGATGCTGGTTTAGTCACGAGTGAAATTAAAGAATTGAAACTTAAAACagatgataaagatgagACACTACCCGCTCGGAGTACTTCTGATCGATCCGATTCAAGAATCAATATAATGAACATGggttctttattttttcaatcGGTTCCATATATTCACTACAAACTTATTTCCACACTTCAGAACTTGGAGTACCCTGAAACCATGGTGGAACTTGGCAAAGGGAAgacagaaaaaatgaattatatCAATATTGCATGTGGCTTTGTTAACATGTATTATGAGCCATACTTGATAGATTTTTCTGAGCAGCTTCCAATGAAATGTATTGAATCTCTTAAATTCATGATCAAAACTTGGAAATCTAACAAAATGGACGACCGTAAAAAAATGGAGCGTGAAATCATGCGAATGGTAGATGATCCTGGCactaagaagaagaattttgATATGTTTTCGAGTTTTTCCAACATCTTCAATTTTCGgtcaaacaaaaaattgaaaaccACTAGTGATGGAGAAATAAAGACAAGTGAAGCCACAAAGGAAGAAGGTGATGGTGTAACAAAGATTTCGAAGATGGCAGCAAAACTAAAGATTCTCCAAAGTAATGTCGAAGAGATGAAGTCATTAGTGAATGTTGACTTGACAGTTTTAGCTTTACAACATGTGAAAAACAGTTATGATCTTCTTTTAGGCTTGACCAAATATTCAATGACTTCCGATCTTAAAAGTCAGCTTTATTCGACATGTTCTGACATTTTTATTAACATGCTTGGAGTTCTTATTCATGAGCATATCCAACCAGGATTTAATGAAGCATTGGCAACACTCAGAGATTATAAACcaacaaaatttgaaggaaaaTTAAACGCCAATTCAGTTGCCGTGGTCCCACTTAATAGCTTTGTTGAGTTGGTGAAAGTCGGTGACTTTGTGTTGCAAATGGTGACCGTTTTTTATCAGAAAGAATTAGTTGCCAATGGGGTAGTGAAATCCAAATCAGGAAAGTATAAGGATTTTCTATCGATGTCCCCGTGTGAGAaggaaattaaaaattttgaaactATTTTGGATACGTATGTGGCTGATGGTCTTAACATCAGTATCGGCGTTATCATAAGTGAAGTGAGCTATACTATTCAGAGTTGTGACGCTAATGAAACAACATATGATATTTCTGCCTCTGATAACTCCgtatatataaatgatAAGGCCACTGAATGGGTTCTTAGGTCAGTTCAAATCTTAGATACACACTTTTCCATGCTACGAAGTTCAATTGATAAGGCAATTCTTGATGTTTTCAATCAGGAAATAGGAGAACGTTTTGTGGCCATATTTATAAAGTTGTTGACTCAGAGGTTCATCATATCAGTTACTGGTGCAATGCCGTTTATCAGGGATgtgaattttctttattcgTTTTTCCAGAGATACAGGGTTAAAGCTACTGTTCAGTACTTTGCAAgtttcaaaaagataagtCAGCTTTACCTAATAGATTGTTCTGAGAACAACAAGCAGTGCAAAGAGTTGGGAAAATTGATCATCGATATTGGTAGGGACAATGGAATATTTTCACCCGAAGAGGTTTATCGATTTGTATCAAGAAGAAGCGATTGGCTGAAAATCAAGAAGTCAGTGGACAAAATTATGTACGGATTTACTCCAGAGGATTGTATAATTATGTAG